A genome region from Erigeron canadensis isolate Cc75 chromosome 3, C_canadensis_v1, whole genome shotgun sequence includes the following:
- the LOC122592185 gene encoding ADP-ribosylation factor GTPase-activating protein AGD12-like, with product MGVLSVTLDEWTDEDIEAMVEVGGNSFANSIYEAHIPEGVSKPGPDASIQQRTQFIRSKYELQEFLKPNLKISSKNSQADTLQGSPSKKMSFRAPSSGSNAIQKPVTIGHVKITILQGANLAVRDMLSSDPYVVVSLGEQKAQTTIQKSNLNPIWNEELMLSIPEDYGPIKLQVFDYDTFSADDIMGEAEIDIQPMLTSAMAYGDASQFGDMQIGKWLQSHDNALLEDSTVNIIDGKVKQEVSLQLQNVESGIIYLEVEWIPL from the exons ATGGGC GTTCTATCTGTGACACTGGATGAATGGACAGATGAAGATATTGAGGCCATGGTTGAAGTTGGAGGAAATAGTTTTGCAAATTCAATCTATGAGGCTCACATTCCCGAAGGAGTTTCTAAGCCTGGCCCGGATGCTAGTATTCAACAACGTACACAATTTATTAG GTCCAAGTATGAGCTTCAAGAATTCTTGAAACCAAATTTGAAGATCTCATCAAAGAATTCACAAGCCGACACTCTCCAAGGAAGTCCATCCAAAAAGATGAGTTTTCGTGCTCCAAGTTCAGGTTCAAATGCAATACAGAAACCTGTAA CTATTGGACATGTGAAGATCACAATTCTCCAAGGTGCAAATCTTGCGGTCCGTGATATGTTGTCAAGTGATCCGTATGTTGTTGTTTCATTAGGAGAGCAG AAGGCCCAAACAACTATACAGAAGAGTAATTTGAATCCAATCTGGAACGAAGAGTTGATGCTTTCCATACCTGAGGATTATGGCCCTATTAAGCTG CaagtttttgattatgatacatTCTCTGCTGATGACATAATGGGGGAAGCAGAAATCGACATTcaaccaatgctaacatctgcAATGGCATACGGGGACGCTTCACAATTTGGGGATATGCAGATAGGCAAGTGGTTGCAATCACATGACAATGCACTGCTAGAAGATAGCACAGTGAATATAATTGACGGTAAGGTAAAACAGGAAGTATCACTTCAACTGCAGAATGTAGAGTCTGGGATAATATATCTTGAAGTAGAGTGGATACCCCTTTAA
- the LOC122593001 gene encoding F-box/WD-40 repeat-containing protein At3g52030: protein MEPSTSTAGLPPSNKRRIISSTTTIQSLNEDIISTVFSYLDFIHLIRCSAVCKSWSRAIDKSKLLQALYNKQKGIFGGEFSISTFSGRTWKRQLQDFAISQHRSCLHAGSVDIYQWKGHSDGINRCKMKMGLLLTGGTGKVMRLWSIERYKCLAEYYLPHTDPLIDFNFDESKVVGLVGSHICLWRRNERKSIFSSHGGQFPRSTCMCYVDPEAVVGGEDGRARVFDMYGRKWSRIIKMHDGPITCLSFNDDQLLIGGSSFGQVSLSDLSSDQQVATLKTNDYADLTTLCYNSCSHMLFAGSRAGRVSSWDLRMMKRLWEVRVSPNFISSVQHMRGDISIIAVGGIDGVLRLVDQQNGDILSNCIMDESSRKLYRSQPSQSTVTRKKGIRVSEEARLDLIPRTSRPSINSLAVGMQKVVTTHADGYIRVWRFTK from the exons ATGGAGCCGAGCACCTCCACCGCCGGACTTCCACCGTCAAACAAGCGGCGAATCATAtcttcaacaacaacaattcaaaGCCTGAATGAAGACATAATCTCCACTGTTTTCTCTTATCTTGATTTCATCCATCTCATTCGCTGCTCTGCCGTATGCAAATCTTG GAGTAGAGCCATTGATAAGTCGAAGTTACTGCAAGCATTGTACAACAAGCAAAAAGGGATTTTTGGTGGTGAATTTAGCATATCTACCTTTTCAGGAAGAACTTGGAAAAGACAACTTCAGGACTTCGCTATTAGTCAACATCGTTCCTGTTTACATGCAGGTTCTGTTGATATATATCAATGGAAAGGTCATTCTGATGG GATTAACAGGTGTAAAATGAAGATGGGATTACTCCTCACTGGCGGAACTGGTAAG GTGATGCGCCTGTGGTCTATAGAAAGATACAAATGTCTGGCTGAGTATTACCTTCCACATACAGACCCTCTGATCGACTTCAATTTTGACGAGAGCAAG GTTGTTGGATTGGTAGGAAGTCACATATGCTTATGGAGGCGCAATGAGAGGAAAAGTATTTTTTCCTCGCATGGTGGTCAATTTCCTAGAAGTACTTGCATGTG TTATGTAGATCCAGAGGCTGTTGTTGGTGGTGAGGATGGAAGAGCTCGTGTATTTGATATGTATGGCAGGAAATGGTCTAGAATCATAAA GATGCATGATGGACCTATTACGTGCTTATCTTTTAATGATGACCAGTTGCTTATTGGTGGTTCCTCATTTGGTCAAGTATCTTTGTCGGATCTTTCGTCTGATCAGCAAGTAGCAACATTGAAGACCAATGATTATGCGG ATCTGACCACTTTGTGTTACAACTCATGCTCACACATGTTATTTGCCGGGTCAAGAGCAGGGCGGGTATCTTCTTGGGACCTAAG GATGATGAAACGACTGTGGGAGGTACGAGTGAGTCCAAACTTCATAAGTTCAGTTCAACACATGCGGGGTGACATCTCAATAATTGCCGTGGGTGGAATAGACGGTGTGCTGCGCCTTGTAGACCAGCAAAATGGCGACATATTGTCAAATTGCATAATGGATGAAAGTAGCAGAAAGCTGTATCGTTCCCAACCTTCTCAATCAACTGttacaagaaaaaaaggaaTACGAGTTTCAGAAGAGGCTCGTTTAGATTTGATACCCAGAACTTCCAGACCTTCCATCAACAGCTTAGCTGTCGGGATGCAAAAGGTTGTTACCACACATGCTGATGGATACATAAGAGTCTGGCGATTCACCAAATGA